A single region of the Leptothrix cholodnii SP-6 genome encodes:
- a CDS encoding membrane protein yields the protein MCGMLDLSIALACLIPALAMRPWRGFGPSGPPGAWLTWWMLMPLFWGADRLADSAVLQPLSGAPLLVLMAGWPLAVLALVPTALLTGWLGQLDAWETLHRLVWLGLVPATLVLGLGAAVRRLLPHHLFVYIFARGFFATQLACTLAGALALWLGGVPAHLDGAELMVGRWLSAWGDAVLTGMLVAIFVAFRPEWLATYSDRLYLPRR from the coding sequence ATGTGCGGCATGCTCGATCTGTCGATAGCCCTTGCCTGCCTGATCCCGGCGCTGGCCATGCGTCCGTGGCGCGGATTCGGTCCGTCCGGCCCGCCCGGGGCCTGGCTGACCTGGTGGATGCTGATGCCGCTGTTCTGGGGGGCCGACCGGCTTGCCGACAGCGCCGTGCTGCAGCCGCTGTCGGGTGCGCCGCTGCTGGTGCTGATGGCGGGCTGGCCGCTGGCGGTGCTGGCGCTGGTGCCGACCGCGCTGCTGACCGGCTGGCTGGGCCAGCTCGACGCCTGGGAGACCCTGCACCGGCTGGTCTGGCTGGGCCTGGTGCCGGCCACGCTGGTGCTCGGGCTGGGTGCGGCGGTGCGGCGCCTGCTGCCGCACCACCTGTTCGTCTACATCTTTGCCCGCGGTTTCTTCGCCACCCAGCTGGCCTGCACGCTCGCCGGTGCGCTGGCGCTGTGGCTGGGCGGCGTGCCCGCGCACCTCGACGGCGCCGAGCTGATGGTCGGCCGCTGGCTGTCGGCCTGGGGCGATGCCGTGCTGACCGGCATGCTGGTGGCCATCTTCGTGGCCTTCAGGCCCGAGTGGCTGGCCACCTACTCGGACCGGCTCTACTTGCCGCGTCGTTGA
- a CDS encoding 2-hydroxychromene-2-carboxylate isomerase — translation MNRPAAIDFYFDFSSPYSYIASEWINALAARHGRPVRWHAILLGVTFQAAELRSPVSYPLKREYSLRDFARSARMEGVPYVMPSPFPIPTQNAARLFWWLDATDPARATDWARAGLRAFFTRGVDLSNMSALTGLAAEFGIPAEQAAQVCADPIWKDKLRRENDAAIAAGVFGAPFFIVDGEPFWGNDRKSQIDRWLSGDR, via the coding sequence ATGAACCGCCCCGCCGCCATCGACTTCTATTTCGACTTTTCGTCGCCCTACTCCTACATCGCCTCCGAGTGGATCAACGCCCTGGCCGCACGCCACGGCCGCCCGGTGCGCTGGCACGCCATCCTGCTGGGGGTGACGTTCCAGGCCGCCGAGCTGCGCAGCCCCGTGTCCTATCCACTCAAGCGTGAGTACTCACTGCGAGACTTCGCCCGATCGGCGCGGATGGAAGGGGTGCCGTACGTGATGCCTTCGCCCTTCCCGATCCCGACCCAGAACGCGGCTCGGCTGTTCTGGTGGCTCGACGCCACCGATCCGGCGCGCGCCACCGACTGGGCCCGTGCCGGTCTGCGGGCGTTTTTCACCCGCGGCGTCGATCTGAGCAACATGAGCGCGCTGACCGGCCTGGCGGCCGAGTTCGGCATCCCGGCCGAACAGGCCGCGCAGGTGTGCGCCGACCCGATCTGGAAGGACAAGCTGCGGCGTGAAAACGATGCGGCGATCGCCGCGGGGGTGTTCGGCGCGCCGTTCTTCATCGTCGACGGCGAACCCTTCTGGGGCAACGACCGCAAGTCGCAGATCGACCGCTGGCTGAGCGGCGACCGCTGA
- a CDS encoding RNA polymerase factor sigma-54, producing MKPSLQVRLSQHLALTPQLQQSIRLLQLSTLELHQEVEQMLEQNPFLEAEEDSPTPESQVIQERSAPTQEESRYDADTGAADAAHEAGVGDPEPVSVEQLDFGAGESREDWDSGHDREDFNSLSDTPAARNGANEDDDSDWSERSTFTPSLPDHLRGQLLGMRLAGEDMLLVESLIDSLNEDGYLADTLEEIAERLAFGIEAGAVVTGDAIDPVEAATMREELIDRLRCALGWLQSLEPTGVGARDLPECLVLQLRELDPSPAQAAAIRICQHHLDLLARRDIKKLVTAVAADEALIREAQTLIVALEPKPGRRFARAEANIVVPDVIVQKAGRGWRVVLNPDVMPKLRINDMYAQVLRQHRSQRGGATNGGGDGGAMLSSRLQEARWFVKNILQRFDTIQRVSQAIVERQKGFFTHGEIAMKPLVLREIADELGLHESTISRVTTAKYMNTPFGTFELKYFFGSSLNTDAGGNASSTAVRALIKQFVAAEDPKKPLSDSQLSTMLEEQGIQVARRTVAKYREALKIAPANLRKDI from the coding sequence GTGAAACCATCCCTGCAGGTCCGTCTTTCGCAGCATCTGGCGCTGACGCCCCAGTTGCAGCAGTCGATCCGGTTGCTGCAACTGTCGACCCTCGAGCTGCATCAGGAAGTCGAGCAGATGCTCGAACAGAACCCCTTCCTCGAGGCCGAAGAAGACAGCCCCACGCCCGAGAGCCAGGTCATCCAGGAGCGCAGCGCCCCGACCCAGGAAGAGTCCCGCTACGACGCCGACACCGGTGCCGCCGATGCGGCCCACGAAGCCGGCGTCGGCGACCCCGAGCCGGTGAGCGTCGAGCAGCTCGACTTCGGTGCCGGCGAGTCGCGCGAAGACTGGGACAGCGGCCACGACCGCGAGGACTTCAACAGCCTGTCGGACACCCCCGCGGCGCGCAACGGCGCCAACGAGGACGACGACAGCGACTGGAGCGAGCGCTCCACCTTCACGCCCAGCCTGCCCGATCACCTGCGCGGCCAGCTGCTGGGCATGCGCCTGGCCGGCGAGGACATGCTGCTGGTCGAGTCGCTGATCGACTCGCTCAACGAGGACGGCTACCTGGCCGACACGCTCGAGGAGATCGCCGAACGGCTGGCCTTCGGCATCGAGGCCGGTGCGGTCGTGACCGGCGACGCGATCGACCCGGTCGAGGCCGCGACGATGCGCGAGGAGCTGATCGACCGCCTGCGCTGTGCGCTCGGCTGGCTGCAGAGCCTGGAGCCGACCGGCGTCGGCGCGCGCGACCTGCCCGAGTGCCTGGTGCTGCAGCTGCGCGAGCTCGACCCGAGCCCGGCGCAGGCCGCCGCCATCCGCATCTGCCAGCACCACCTCGACCTGCTGGCGCGGCGCGACATCAAGAAGCTCGTCACCGCCGTGGCCGCCGACGAGGCGCTGATCCGCGAGGCGCAGACGCTGATCGTCGCGCTCGAGCCCAAGCCGGGGCGGCGCTTTGCCCGCGCCGAGGCCAACATCGTCGTGCCCGACGTGATCGTGCAGAAGGCCGGGCGTGGCTGGCGGGTGGTGCTCAACCCCGACGTCATGCCCAAGCTGCGCATCAACGACATGTACGCCCAGGTGCTGCGCCAGCACCGCAGCCAGCGCGGCGGTGCCACGAATGGCGGCGGTGACGGTGGCGCGATGCTGTCGTCGCGGCTGCAGGAGGCGCGCTGGTTCGTCAAGAACATCCTGCAGCGCTTCGACACCATCCAGCGTGTCTCGCAGGCCATCGTCGAGCGCCAGAAGGGCTTCTTCACGCACGGCGAGATCGCCATGAAGCCGCTGGTGCTGCGCGAGATCGCCGACGAGCTGGGGCTGCACGAGTCGACCATCTCGCGCGTGACGACGGCCAAGTACATGAACACGCCGTTCGGCACCTTCGAGCTCAAGTACTTCTTCGGCAGCTCGCTCAACACCGATGCCGGCGGCAACGCGTCGAGCACCGCGGTGCGGGCGCTGATCAAGCAGTTCGTGGCGGCCGAGGACCCCAAGAAACCGCTGTCGGACAGCCAGCTGAGCACCATGCTCGAAGAGCAGGGCATCCAGGTGGCGCGCCGCACGGTGGCCAAGTACCGCGAGGCGCTCAAGATCGCACCGGCGAACCTGCGCAAGGACATCTGA
- the lptB gene encoding LPS export ABC transporter ATP-binding protein has protein sequence MAQPARAGRNGASSRLEADGLEKSYGARKVVKDIHLAVNSGEVVGLLGPNGAGKTTSFYMLVGLVRADAGQIRIDGAPVQRLPIHQRARMGLSYLPQEASIFRRLTVEENIRAVLELQQDAEGRRYSAQRIEQMLDGLLADLSIEKLRESPAPALSGGERRRVEIARALATQPRFILLDEPFAGVDPIAVLEIQRIIGFLKARGIGVLITDHNVRETLGICDRAYIISEGRVLAEGTPAAIVENPDVRKVYLGEHFRM, from the coding sequence CTGGCGCAGCCGGCCCGGGCGGGCCGCAACGGCGCGTCGAGCCGGCTCGAAGCCGACGGCCTCGAAAAGAGCTACGGCGCGCGCAAGGTGGTCAAGGACATCCACCTGGCCGTCAACAGCGGCGAGGTGGTCGGCCTGCTGGGCCCCAACGGCGCGGGCAAGACCACCAGCTTCTACATGCTGGTCGGCCTGGTGCGCGCCGATGCCGGACAGATCCGCATCGACGGCGCGCCGGTGCAGCGCCTGCCGATCCACCAGCGCGCCCGCATGGGGCTGTCGTACCTGCCGCAGGAGGCGTCGATCTTCCGGCGCCTGACGGTCGAGGAGAACATCCGCGCCGTGCTCGAACTGCAGCAGGACGCCGAAGGCCGCCGCTACAGCGCGCAGCGCATCGAGCAGATGCTCGACGGCCTGCTGGCCGACCTGTCGATCGAGAAGCTGCGCGAATCGCCCGCGCCGGCGCTGTCGGGCGGTGAGCGCCGACGCGTCGAGATCGCCCGTGCGCTGGCCACGCAGCCGCGCTTCATCCTGCTCGACGAGCCGTTTGCCGGCGTCGACCCGATCGCGGTGCTCGAGATCCAGCGCATCATCGGTTTCCTCAAGGCGCGTGGCATCGGCGTGCTGATCACCGACCACAACGTGCGCGAGACGCTGGGCATCTGCGACCGCGCCTACATCATCAGCGAAGGCCGGGTGCTGGCCGAAGGCACGCCCGCGGCGATCGTCGAGAACCCGGACGTCCGCAAGGTCTACCTCGGCGAACATTTCCGCATGTAA
- the lptA gene encoding lipopolysaccharide transport periplasmic protein LptA → MNTQFSVLSPAASDASCVAAREPGVDRAGRRGAAGWAVALLLSALAVTAQAERADRDLPLEFNAGQLKIDGKRKLQLLTGGVEITRGTLILKADQIELRETPAGQLAVASGSEAQPATFRQKRDGLDEVIEGQARRIEYDTVSQTVRFSQQAQVRLLRAGVLADQISGQTIVYDHGRDAIEIQGGAADGSSGGRVRGIVTPRPADAAGVKR, encoded by the coding sequence ATGAACACACAGTTTTCAGTCCTGTCCCCTGCCGCGTCTGATGCGTCGTGCGTCGCCGCGCGAGAGCCGGGCGTCGATCGGGCTGGCCGGCGCGGTGCGGCAGGCTGGGCGGTCGCCCTGCTGTTGTCGGCGCTGGCCGTGACGGCCCAGGCCGAACGGGCCGACCGGGATCTGCCGCTGGAGTTCAATGCCGGCCAGCTCAAGATCGACGGCAAGCGCAAGCTGCAGCTGCTGACCGGCGGCGTCGAGATCACCCGCGGCACGCTGATCCTGAAGGCCGACCAGATCGAGTTGCGCGAGACGCCCGCCGGCCAGCTGGCGGTGGCATCGGGCAGCGAGGCGCAGCCCGCCACGTTCAGGCAGAAGCGCGACGGCCTCGATGAAGTCATCGAGGGCCAGGCCCGGCGCATCGAATACGACACCGTCAGCCAGACCGTGCGATTCAGCCAGCAGGCGCAGGTGCGTCTGCTGCGCGCCGGCGTGCTGGCCGACCAGATCAGCGGCCAGACCATCGTCTACGACCACGGCCGCGACGCGATCGAGATCCAGGGTGGTGCGGCCGACGGCAGCAGCGGCGGGCGGGTGCGCGGCATCGTCACGCCGCGCCCGGCCGACGCGGCGGGAGTCAAGCGTTGA
- a CDS encoding thiol:disulfide interchange protein DsbA/DsbL, with product MAQTAAVLGLTGVAGHAAAQSFQEGKHYVRLSQQLSVTAPEGKIEVVEFFWYGCPHCHAFEPTLDAWARKLPADVAFRRVHVGFRPNFEPQQRLYATLEALGLVDSLHRKVFHAIHQLRQRLDRPEDIFAFVEKNGADRAKFVEMYNSFGMQAKVRQGKQLAEAYKIDGVPALGIHGRYYTSPALAGGDNTPELEGGLRALALTDQLVARVRKGA from the coding sequence TTGGCTCAAACCGCCGCCGTGCTGGGCCTGACCGGCGTGGCGGGTCACGCCGCTGCGCAGTCCTTCCAGGAGGGCAAGCACTACGTGCGCCTGTCGCAGCAGCTGTCCGTGACGGCGCCCGAAGGCAAGATCGAGGTGGTCGAGTTCTTCTGGTACGGCTGCCCGCACTGCCATGCGTTCGAGCCGACGCTCGACGCCTGGGCCCGCAAGCTGCCGGCCGACGTGGCGTTCCGCCGCGTACACGTGGGCTTTCGGCCCAACTTCGAGCCGCAGCAGCGCCTGTACGCCACGCTCGAGGCGCTCGGCCTGGTCGACAGCCTGCACCGCAAGGTCTTCCATGCCATCCACCAGCTGCGCCAGCGGCTCGACCGGCCGGAGGACATCTTCGCTTTCGTCGAGAAGAACGGCGCCGACCGCGCCAAGTTCGTCGAGATGTACAACTCGTTCGGCATGCAGGCCAAGGTGCGCCAGGGCAAGCAGCTGGCCGAGGCCTACAAGATCGACGGCGTGCCGGCGCTCGGCATCCACGGCCGCTACTACACCTCGCCGGCGCTGGCCGGTGGCGACAACACGCCCGAGCTCGAAGGCGGCCTGCGCGCGCTGGCCCTGACCGATCAGCTGGTGGCACGGGTGCGCAAGGGCGCCTGA
- a CDS encoding SPOR domain-containing protein produces MSQMVKTQRNGQRGGFVLGMIVGLLIGLALALAVALYVTKVPVPFVNKVPQRTAEQDAAELEKNRNWDPNAGLAGKNVARPVVPPAVPQPAPAPDAGASAAVAAPIAPPIAAFGAASRPQAAPSPAAVERSAKPAAQTFQYYVQVGAYTRTDDAEQQRARLAINGLVGRITESEQAGHTMYRVRLGPFDVREDADRAKERAAGVGFSDAALVRVAR; encoded by the coding sequence ATGTCGCAGATGGTGAAGACGCAACGCAACGGCCAACGCGGCGGTTTTGTGCTGGGCATGATCGTCGGGCTGCTGATCGGCCTGGCGCTGGCGCTGGCGGTGGCGCTGTATGTCACCAAGGTGCCGGTGCCGTTCGTCAACAAGGTGCCGCAACGCACCGCCGAACAGGACGCCGCCGAGCTCGAGAAGAACCGCAATTGGGATCCGAACGCGGGCCTGGCAGGCAAGAACGTCGCCCGGCCGGTGGTGCCGCCGGCCGTGCCGCAACCGGCGCCGGCTCCCGATGCGGGGGCATCGGCCGCGGTGGCCGCACCGATCGCGCCGCCGATCGCCGCCTTCGGTGCCGCTTCGCGCCCACAGGCGGCGCCGTCACCGGCCGCCGTCGAGCGGTCGGCCAAGCCGGCGGCTCAGACGTTCCAGTATTACGTGCAGGTTGGCGCCTACACGCGCACCGACGACGCCGAGCAGCAGCGTGCCCGGCTGGCGATCAACGGCCTGGTCGGCCGCATCACCGAGAGCGAGCAGGCCGGCCACACGATGTACCGTGTCCGGCTCGGCCCGTTCGATGTGCGCGAAGACGCCGACCGTGCCAAGGAACGGGCCGCGGGCGTCGGATTCAGCGACGCCGCGCTGGTCAGGGTGGCGCGCTGA
- the argS gene encoding arginine--tRNA ligase yields MIQAKEELLAALGLALAELVPGSDLAPAFENPKQAAHGDLAITAAMQLARPLRKNPRELAQALVEALGRQPAAQKWVDAMELAGPGFINLRLKPAARQQVVSAVLSQREGFGVRAPNGQRVMVEFVSANPTGPLHVGHGRQAALGDAICNVFATQGWAVHREFYYNDAGVQIGTLASSTQCRLRGLKPGDAEWPASAYNGDYIADIAREFLAGATVKADDRAFTASGEVEDIDSIRQFAVAYLRHEQDLDLQAFGVRFDHYYLESGLYSSGRVEEAVAKLTAAGKTFEEGGALWLRSTDYGDDKDRVMKKSDGTYTYFVPDVAYHIHKWERGFDKVINIQGSDHHGTIARVRAGLQAAGVGVPQGWPDYVLHKMVTVMKGGEEVKISKRAGSYVTLRDLIDWTSRDAVRFFLISRKADTEFVFDVDLALKANDENPVYYVQYAHARVCSVLARYVEEHQGDLATLADADLSLLAEPTEFALMNKLAEYPEMLGAAAADLAPHNVAFYLRDLAAHYHSYYGAVRFLDGAVEPMRARMALLEATAQVLRNALAVLGVSAPRKM; encoded by the coding sequence ATGATTCAAGCCAAAGAGGAATTGCTCGCCGCGCTGGGGCTTGCGCTGGCCGAGCTGGTGCCCGGCAGCGACCTGGCGCCGGCCTTCGAAAACCCCAAGCAGGCCGCCCACGGCGACCTCGCCATCACCGCCGCGATGCAGCTCGCCCGGCCGTTGCGCAAGAACCCGCGCGAACTCGCGCAGGCGCTGGTCGAGGCGCTGGGCCGCCAGCCGGCCGCGCAGAAGTGGGTCGACGCGATGGAGCTCGCCGGCCCCGGTTTCATCAACCTGCGGCTCAAGCCGGCGGCGCGCCAGCAGGTGGTGTCGGCGGTGCTGTCGCAGCGCGAGGGCTTCGGCGTGCGTGCACCCAACGGGCAGCGCGTGATGGTGGAGTTCGTGTCGGCCAACCCGACCGGGCCGCTGCACGTCGGCCACGGCCGCCAGGCTGCGCTGGGCGACGCGATCTGCAACGTCTTCGCCACCCAGGGCTGGGCGGTGCACCGCGAGTTCTACTACAACGACGCCGGGGTGCAGATCGGCACCCTCGCCAGCTCGACCCAGTGCCGCCTGCGCGGCCTCAAGCCCGGTGACGCCGAGTGGCCGGCGTCGGCCTACAACGGCGACTACATCGCCGACATCGCGCGCGAGTTCCTCGCCGGCGCGACCGTCAAGGCCGACGACCGTGCCTTCACCGCCTCGGGCGAGGTCGAAGACATCGACTCGATCCGCCAGTTCGCGGTGGCCTATCTGCGCCACGAGCAGGACCTGGATCTGCAGGCCTTCGGCGTGCGCTTCGACCATTACTACCTCGAGTCCGGCCTCTACAGCAGCGGCCGGGTCGAGGAGGCGGTGGCCAAGCTCACGGCGGCCGGCAAGACCTTCGAGGAAGGTGGCGCGCTGTGGCTGCGCAGCACGGACTATGGCGACGACAAGGATCGCGTCATGAAGAAGTCCGACGGCACCTACACCTACTTCGTGCCCGACGTGGCCTACCACATCCACAAGTGGGAACGGGGTTTCGACAAGGTCATCAACATCCAGGGCAGCGACCACCACGGCACCATCGCGCGGGTGCGCGCCGGCCTGCAGGCGGCCGGCGTCGGCGTGCCGCAGGGCTGGCCCGACTACGTGCTGCACAAGATGGTCACGGTGATGAAGGGCGGCGAGGAGGTCAAGATCTCCAAGCGCGCCGGCAGCTACGTGACGCTGCGCGACCTGATCGACTGGACCAGCCGCGACGCGGTGCGCTTCTTCCTGATCAGCCGCAAGGCCGACACCGAGTTCGTCTTCGACGTCGACCTGGCGCTGAAGGCCAACGACGAGAACCCGGTCTACTACGTGCAGTACGCCCATGCGCGGGTCTGCTCGGTGCTTGCGCGCTACGTCGAGGAGCACCAGGGCGATCTGGCGACGCTGGCCGATGCCGACCTGAGCCTGCTCGCCGAGCCGACCGAGTTCGCGCTGATGAACAAGCTGGCCGAGTACCCCGAGATGCTGGGCGCGGCTGCGGCCGACCTGGCGCCGCACAACGTCGCCTTCTATCTGCGCGACCTGGCCGCGCACTATCACAGCTACTACGGCGCGGTGAGGTTCCTCGACGGTGCCGTCGAGCCGATGCGCGCGCGCATGGCGCTGCTCGAAGCCACCGCGCAGGTGCTGCGCAACGCGCTGGCGGTGCTGGGCGTGAGCGCGCCGCGCAAGATGTGA
- a CDS encoding serine/threonine-protein kinase: MIDLSEAVQPERIGKYRVIRRLGEGTTSEVFLCHDEFHDRQVAVKRVRASALRDAVDGHVFSRFFASEAALAGLLHHPNVVDIFDAVPDPVSPYVVMEYVPGTTLRAYCQSGHLLPLEQVVEIGFKCAMALGYCYRQGLIHRDVKPANILALETNGVVTDVKITDFGSALNLASDATQVHRVGSLAYMSPEQLDGSQLDARSDIYSLGAVLYHLIAGHAPFEASSQASLMHQICHVQPVSLVGLRAGVSTALDQVVQRCLSKRADLRFSSWDALGEALSQLITMHHVPRGALQGVLDSERFTLLRTLDFFNNFGDVALWEVVHRAKWQRFAVGHALYSKGEEGRHFHIIASGAVEVYRDGRRVAELGTGTSVGEMAYLAPNPELRRHSTDIVVTDAATTISFAPDSLARLSPACRHLFDEAFIRVLVRRLHAAHEALAHPRRIL; this comes from the coding sequence ATGATCGACCTCAGCGAAGCGGTGCAGCCCGAGCGCATCGGCAAATACCGCGTCATACGCCGACTCGGCGAAGGCACCACCAGCGAGGTCTTCCTCTGCCACGACGAATTCCATGACCGCCAGGTGGCGGTCAAGCGGGTGCGCGCCAGCGCGCTGCGCGATGCCGTCGACGGCCACGTGTTCTCGCGCTTCTTCGCCTCCGAGGCGGCGCTGGCCGGGCTGCTGCACCACCCCAACGTGGTCGACATCTTCGACGCCGTGCCCGACCCGGTCTCGCCCTACGTGGTGATGGAGTACGTGCCCGGCACGACGCTGCGTGCCTACTGCCAGAGCGGCCACCTGCTGCCGCTCGAGCAGGTGGTCGAGATCGGCTTCAAGTGCGCGATGGCGCTCGGCTACTGCTACCGCCAGGGCCTGATCCACCGCGACGTCAAGCCGGCCAACATCCTGGCGCTCGAAACCAACGGCGTCGTCACCGACGTCAAGATCACCGACTTCGGCAGCGCGCTGAACCTGGCGTCCGACGCGACCCAGGTGCACCGCGTCGGCTCGCTGGCCTACATGTCACCCGAGCAGCTCGACGGCAGCCAGCTCGATGCGCGCTCCGACATCTACTCGCTCGGCGCCGTGCTCTACCACCTGATCGCTGGCCACGCCCCGTTCGAGGCCAGCAGCCAGGCCAGCCTGATGCACCAGATCTGCCACGTGCAGCCGGTGTCGCTGGTGGGCCTGCGTGCCGGTGTCAGCACCGCGCTGGATCAGGTCGTGCAGCGCTGCCTGTCCAAGCGCGCCGACCTGCGGTTCTCGTCGTGGGACGCGCTCGGCGAGGCGCTCTCGCAGCTCATCACGATGCACCACGTGCCGCGTGGCGCGCTGCAGGGCGTGCTCGACTCGGAGCGTTTCACGCTGCTGCGCACGCTCGACTTCTTCAACAACTTCGGCGACGTCGCGCTGTGGGAGGTCGTGCACCGCGCCAAGTGGCAGCGCTTCGCGGTCGGCCACGCGCTCTACAGCAAGGGCGAGGAAGGCCGGCACTTCCACATCATCGCCAGCGGCGCGGTCGAGGTCTACCGCGACGGCCGACGGGTCGCCGAACTCGGCACCGGCACCTCGGTGGGCGAGATGGCCTACCTCGCGCCCAACCCCGAGCTGCGCCGCCACAGCACCGACATCGTCGTCACCGACGCGGCCACCACGATCTCGTTCGCGCCCGATTCGCTGGCACGCCTGAGCCCGGCCTGCCGGCACCTGTTCGACGAGGCCTTCATCCGCGTGCTGGTGCGCCGACTGCACGCCGCGCACGAAGCGCTCGCCCACCCGCGCCGCATCCTCTGA
- a CDS encoding CopD family protein: protein MSSSYLWVKALHIVFIASWFAGLFYLPRLFVNLAMVANDSHAERERLILMAHKLHRFATGLMLIALVSGLWLWLGVGIGRGPGNGWMHAKLALVTAVVGYHFVNRRLLTGFEQMANRRSHRWFRVYNEVSVLLFAAIVVLVVVKPF, encoded by the coding sequence ATGAGTTCGTCCTATCTCTGGGTCAAGGCCCTGCACATCGTCTTCATCGCCAGCTGGTTCGCCGGGCTTTTCTACCTGCCGCGGCTGTTCGTAAACCTGGCGATGGTCGCCAACGACAGCCACGCCGAGCGCGAACGGCTGATCCTGATGGCCCACAAGCTGCACCGTTTCGCCACCGGCCTGATGCTGATCGCGCTGGTCAGCGGGCTGTGGCTGTGGCTGGGGGTGGGCATCGGCCGCGGCCCGGGCAACGGCTGGATGCATGCCAAGCTGGCACTGGTGACGGCGGTGGTGGGCTATCACTTCGTCAACCGGCGGCTGCTGACCGGGTTCGAGCAGATGGCCAACCGCCGCAGCCACCGCTGGTTCCGGGTCTACAACGAGGTCTCGGTGCTGCTGTTCGCCGCCATCGTGGTGCTGGTGGTCGTCAAGCCGTTCTGA
- a CDS encoding VanZ family protein — MARPFDRHRSSAWPLAAAWMALIVYASLHPFSGWHWPTVTDTEGWLDLLWLPTPRSSRFDRWANFLAYQPLGLLLAIAWIRSGHGTWRACVQATLAGLLLSLLMEWTQNLLPIRVPSRLDLALNGAGTLLGALLAAALQGLGLVRYWQRLRDRWFVPHGNAGLALLLTWPVALLFPPPLPMGLGEGLSRAALALGDALADTALEGWLPTPAAQGQLAPGTELIAIVLGLMAPCWVAFVMSRQVVNRLVLLVGAMLLGLLATTLSTALNFGPEHALTWVTPVLRPALAGAVLLSVALAFLPRRVVAALGLVGITSLIALISQAGTDPYFASSLQAWEQGRFIRFHGVAQWVGWLWPFAALLFLMLQVAERPTHAEVARR, encoded by the coding sequence ATGGCCCGGCCTTTCGATCGCCACCGTTCTTCGGCCTGGCCACTGGCTGCGGCCTGGATGGCGCTGATCGTCTACGCCAGCCTGCATCCGTTTTCGGGCTGGCACTGGCCCACCGTGACCGACACCGAGGGCTGGCTCGACCTGCTGTGGCTGCCCACGCCACGCTCGTCGCGCTTCGACCGCTGGGCCAATTTCCTGGCCTATCAGCCGCTCGGCCTGCTGCTGGCGATCGCCTGGATCCGCTCGGGCCACGGCACCTGGCGGGCCTGCGTGCAGGCGACGCTGGCAGGCCTGCTGCTGTCGCTGCTGATGGAGTGGACGCAGAACCTGCTGCCGATCCGCGTGCCGTCGCGCCTCGATCTGGCGCTCAACGGCGCCGGCACGCTGCTCGGCGCGCTGCTGGCCGCGGCACTGCAGGGCTTGGGGCTGGTGCGCTACTGGCAGCGCCTGCGCGACCGCTGGTTCGTGCCGCACGGCAACGCCGGCCTGGCGCTGCTGCTGACCTGGCCGGTGGCGCTGCTGTTTCCGCCGCCCTTGCCGATGGGGCTCGGCGAGGGCCTGTCGCGCGCCGCGCTGGCCCTCGGCGATGCGCTCGCCGACACGGCGCTCGAAGGCTGGCTGCCGACACCCGCCGCGCAGGGCCAGCTCGCACCCGGCACCGAGCTGATCGCGATCGTGCTCGGCCTGATGGCGCCGTGCTGGGTGGCCTTCGTGATGTCGCGCCAGGTCGTCAACCGGCTGGTGCTGCTGGTCGGGGCGATGCTGCTCGGGCTGCTCGCCACCACCTTGTCGACCGCGCTGAACTTCGGCCCCGAGCATGCACTGACCTGGGTCACGCCGGTGCTGCGGCCGGCACTGGCCGGCGCGGTGCTGCTGAGCGTGGCGCTGGCGTTCCTGCCGCGCCGGGTGGTGGCGGCACTCGGGCTGGTCGGCATCACCAGCCTGATCGCGCTGATCTCGCAGGCCGGCACCGACCCGTATTTCGCCTCCAGCCTGCAGGCCTGGGAGCAGGGCCGCTTCATCCGCTTTCACGGGGTGGCGCAATGGGTCGGCTGGCTGTGGCCGTTCGCGGCGCTGCTGTTCCTGATGCTGCAGGTCGCCGAACGGCCCACCCACGCCGAGGTGGCTCGCCGGTGA
- a CDS encoding (2Fe-2S) ferredoxin domain-containing protein, protein MSSYYQRHIFFCLNQRDNGQSSCADFPAQAAFDHCKKQVKAAGLAGPGQVRVNKAGCLDRCAGGPVAVVYPEAVWYSFVDNSDIDEIVESHLKNGQVVERLVLPADVGR, encoded by the coding sequence ATGAGCAGTTATTACCAGCGTCACATCTTCTTCTGCCTGAATCAGCGCGACAACGGCCAGTCCAGCTGCGCCGACTTTCCAGCCCAGGCCGCGTTCGATCACTGCAAGAAGCAGGTCAAGGCCGCCGGTCTTGCCGGCCCCGGCCAGGTGCGTGTCAACAAGGCCGGCTGCCTCGACCGCTGTGCCGGCGGGCCGGTCGCGGTGGTCTACCCCGAGGCGGTCTGGTACAGCTTCGTCGACAACAGCGACATCGACGAGATCGTCGAGTCGCACCTGAAGAACGGCCAGGTGGTCGAGCGCCTGGTGCTGCCGGCCGACGTCGGTCGCTGA